In Jaculus jaculus isolate mJacJac1 chromosome 4, mJacJac1.mat.Y.cur, whole genome shotgun sequence, a single genomic region encodes these proteins:
- the Rhbdd1 gene encoding rhomboid-related protein 4: MHRRSRGINAGLLLLLSQIFHVGINNIPPVTLATLAVNVWFFLYPLKSLYSACLSVEKCFHQKDWQRLLLSPLHHADDWHLYFNMVSMLWKGIHLERRLGSRWFAYIIATFSLLTGVVYLLLELAVAELMDEPDFRRNCAVGFSGVLFALKVLNNHYCPGGFVSVLGFPVPNRFACWAELVAIHFFTPGTSFAGHLAGILVGLMYTQGPLKKVMETCAGIFPFNIGYPGYQYYFNSSGPSGYQNHYPDGRAGFYEEPHRNYDVYTAGLSEEEQLERALRASLWDQGNTRSSPPPYGFWLSPEEEMRRLHRFDGQ; this comes from the exons ATGCATCGCAGGTCAAGAGGGATCAATGCCGGGCTCCTGCTGCTCCTTTCCCAGATCTTCCACGTTGGGATCAACAACATACCACCCGTCACTCTAGCAACTCTGGCTGTCAATGTCTGGTTCTTTCTGTATCCCTTGAAGTCCCTGTACAGTGCCTGCCTCAGTGTGGAGAAGTGCTTCCATCAAAAAGACTGGCAGCGTCTGCTGCTCTCTCCTCTTCACCATGCTGACGATTGGCATCTGTACTTTAACATGGTGTCCATGCTCTGGAAAGGAATACATCTGGAGAGAAGACTGGGAAGTCGATGGTTTGCCTACATCATCGCCACCTTCTCCTTACTCACTGGGGTGGTCTATCTGCTCTTGGAGTTGGCAGTTGCTGAACTGATGGATGAGCCTGACTTCAGAAGGAATTGTGCTGTAGGTTTCTCAG GTGTTTTGTTTGCCTTGAAAGTTCTGAACAACCATTATTGCCCTGGAGGCTTTGTCAGCGTCCTGGGCTTCCCTGTCCCCAACAGATTTGCGTGTTGGGCAGAACTTGTGGCGATTCATTTCTTCACCCCAGG GACGTCCTTCGCTGGACATCTGGCTGGAATTCTTGTTGGACTCATGTATACTCAGGGTCCTCTGAAGAAAGTCATGGAAACATGTGCAG GCATTTTTCCCTTCAATATTGGATACCCAGGATACCAATACTACTTTAATAGCTCGG GCCCCTCTGGGTATCAGAATCACTACCCAGATGGCAGGGCAGGGTTCTACGAAGAGCCTCACAGGAACTACGATGTCTACACAGCGGGACTGAGTGAGGAGGAGCAGCTGGAAAGAGCGTTAAGAGCCAGCCTCTGGGACCAAG